Proteins encoded in a region of the Candidatus Moanabacter tarae genome:
- the nqrB gene encoding Na(+)-translocating NADH-quinone reductase subunit B: MKFLRNILDNLHPQFDKGGKLEKLYPIYEAIDTFFYTPGEVTEGASHVRDGMDLKRMMVTVIVALVPCMFMAMYNTGHQANSAMASMGVASAEGWRAVVIESLGFGYAAESFISNLIHGALYFIPIFLVCNIVGVAWEVLFASIRKHEVNEGFLVTGALFPLTLPPTIPLWQVAVGITFGVVVGKEIFGGTGRNFLNPALTARAFVFFAYPAQMSGDFVWTAVDGFSGATPLGLVAAEGMEPLTQQMTWTQAFIGQIQGSMGETSTLACLLGAGLLILTGVGSARIMSAVLISALLTSSILFLIGSDTNPMFQMSPIWHLVLGGFAFGLVFMATDPVSAAMSSLGQWIYGFLIGFLVILIRVINPAFAEGMMLAILFGNVFAPIIDQLVIKTHIKRRALRNA, from the coding sequence ATGAAGTTTCTGCGTAACATACTAGATAATTTACATCCGCAGTTTGATAAGGGTGGAAAGCTGGAGAAGCTCTACCCTATCTATGAGGCGATAGACACCTTCTTTTACACTCCGGGGGAAGTGACAGAGGGGGCATCTCATGTGCGTGACGGAATGGATTTAAAGCGGATGATGGTGACCGTAATTGTTGCATTAGTGCCCTGTATGTTCATGGCCATGTACAACACCGGGCACCAGGCGAATTCAGCAATGGCAAGCATGGGGGTAGCGTCAGCAGAGGGCTGGAGAGCAGTTGTGATAGAGTCCCTTGGGTTCGGCTATGCCGCGGAAAGTTTTATTTCGAACCTTATCCATGGCGCGCTTTATTTTATTCCAATATTTCTGGTTTGCAACATTGTCGGAGTCGCTTGGGAAGTCCTTTTTGCTTCAATTCGGAAACACGAAGTGAACGAAGGATTTCTTGTAACAGGCGCATTGTTTCCACTAACATTACCCCCTACTATTCCACTTTGGCAGGTAGCAGTGGGAATTACATTTGGAGTGGTTGTTGGAAAGGAAATCTTTGGTGGCACGGGAAGGAATTTCCTGAATCCCGCGCTGACAGCAAGAGCTTTTGTCTTCTTCGCTTATCCGGCACAGATGAGTGGGGATTTTGTCTGGACAGCGGTAGATGGGTTCAGTGGAGCCACCCCTCTGGGCCTGGTGGCGGCGGAAGGAATGGAACCACTTACCCAGCAGATGACTTGGACTCAAGCTTTCATCGGTCAGATACAAGGCTCCATGGGCGAAACTTCGACTCTGGCCTGTTTGCTTGGAGCGGGACTGCTCATACTCACTGGAGTCGGTTCTGCGCGCATTATGTCAGCGGTCTTGATTAGCGCTTTGCTTACGTCGTCCATACTCTTCTTAATCGGAAGTGACACAAATCCGATGTTTCAGATGAGTCCCATTTGGCATCTTGTATTGGGAGGATTTGCCTTTGGTCTAGTTTTTATGGCGACGGATCCGGTTTCAGCAGCAATGAGTTCACTAGGGCAGTGGATATACGGATTCCTCATAGGGTTTTTAGTCATTTTGATTCGCGTGATCAATCCAGCATTCGCAGAGGGAATGATGCTTGCTATCCTATTTGGCAACGTATTCGCTCCGATTATTGACCAGCTAGTTATCAAGACACATATTAAGAGGCGAGCATTGAGGAATGCATAA
- the nqrC gene encoding Na(+)-translocating NADH-quinone reductase subunit C, whose product MHNDTIKKTLLVAALLSIACSVIVSSASVILRTNQQINKALDKKRNILEVAGLLEEGKSIEELFGRFEARVVNLETGEFANKVITENFDQRKAAKGPASSVQIERKADLARIKRRSKLALVYWERDPEGQLQQLIIPVHGKGLWSTMYGFLALDADLRTIRGFGFYEHGETPGLGGEVDNPLWKSQWQGKLAFDEAWETRITVLKGKVNPNNPNAQFQVDGLSGATITARGVRDLLKFWLGKDGFGPFLAKMRISERVTHG is encoded by the coding sequence ATGCATAACGATACAATCAAAAAAACGCTCCTGGTAGCAGCGCTTCTTTCAATCGCCTGTTCGGTGATTGTATCCAGTGCATCGGTGATTCTAAGAACGAATCAACAAATCAACAAGGCTCTGGATAAGAAAAGAAATATTCTAGAAGTCGCGGGGCTACTTGAGGAGGGGAAATCGATTGAAGAGCTTTTTGGCAGGTTTGAAGCCCGAGTCGTCAATTTAGAAACAGGTGAATTTGCAAATAAAGTCATAACAGAAAACTTTGATCAGCGAAAGGCGGCGAAAGGACCAGCTTCTAGTGTGCAAATTGAGAGGAAGGCAGATCTAGCACGGATCAAAAGGCGTTCAAAGCTAGCCTTGGTTTATTGGGAACGGGATCCTGAAGGACAGTTACAACAGCTAATCATACCCGTCCACGGCAAGGGACTTTGGTCCACAATGTATGGATTCCTTGCCCTCGATGCCGACCTAAGAACGATAAGAGGATTTGGATTCTACGAACATGGCGAGACCCCAGGTTTGGGCGGAGAAGTAGACAACCCGCTCTGGAAATCGCAATGGCAGGGAAAACTAGCTTTCGATGAAGCATGGGAAACACGAATTACCGTTTTGAAAGGGAAGGTAAATCCGAATAACCCTAATGCTCAATTCCAAGTCGATGGCCTATCCGGCGCTACAATCACCGCACGGGGGGTTAGAGACTTGCTAAAGTTCTGGCTGGGAAAAGATGGGTTCGGACCCTTCCTTGCCAAAATGCGAATCAGTGAAAGGGTTACTCATGGCTGA
- the apbE gene encoding FAD:protein FMN transferase: MITRNRKLSISLTFILCLSAAFSGCSVQDQMGGDEVPMVLSGATMGTYYRVSVSTLPLNSNAQELKAKVEAILDEVNQQMSTYLSNSELSLFNSSESIDWFSVSEDTAKVISKGIDIYNLSSGAFDITIGPLVNLWGFGPLGRRDNLPTDTEIAAKMTTIGSDNLKVRLSPPALKKSFSNLNVDLSAIAKGFAVDRLSEMLNSLGTTAFLVDIGGEMRAKGTRRGSNSVWRIGIESPVVASQQIQKVVELDNSSIATSGDYRNYFEVDKVRYSHEIDPRTGRPISHRLASVTVVDASCMDADGWATALLILGTDEGYALANQKDLAAFFVIKTEEGFEEKMTVRFRNLIKKE, encoded by the coding sequence ATGATTACACGAAATAGAAAGTTGTCTATTAGTCTCACGTTTATTCTTTGTTTATCTGCTGCATTCTCTGGTTGCTCAGTGCAAGATCAGATGGGAGGAGATGAGGTTCCTATGGTCCTCTCCGGGGCGACAATGGGAACTTACTATCGCGTATCGGTGTCGACTCTTCCCCTGAATTCCAACGCACAGGAACTCAAAGCGAAAGTCGAAGCGATCCTCGATGAAGTTAATCAACAGATGTCAACTTACCTTTCGAATTCTGAGCTCTCACTTTTCAACTCGAGTGAATCAATCGATTGGTTCTCAGTTTCCGAGGATACAGCGAAGGTGATTTCAAAAGGCATAGATATTTACAATCTATCAAGTGGAGCATTTGATATCACGATAGGCCCACTGGTCAATTTGTGGGGATTTGGCCCGTTGGGTCGGAGAGACAATTTACCGACCGACACAGAAATCGCGGCAAAAATGACAACAATTGGATCTGATAATCTGAAGGTGAGGCTTTCGCCGCCTGCGCTGAAGAAAAGTTTTTCGAACCTCAACGTCGATCTTTCTGCTATTGCAAAGGGCTTCGCTGTGGATCGGTTGAGTGAAATGCTTAATTCTTTGGGAACAACCGCATTCCTAGTAGACATCGGCGGAGAGATGAGGGCTAAAGGCACCAGAAGAGGAAGCAATTCCGTCTGGCGTATCGGAATCGAAAGCCCAGTGGTAGCAAGTCAGCAGATTCAGAAAGTCGTGGAACTCGACAATAGCTCGATAGCCACATCGGGGGACTATCGGAACTATTTTGAGGTCGATAAAGTACGTTATTCCCACGAAATCGATCCCAGGACAGGGCGGCCTATCTCCCACCGGTTGGCCTCTGTCACAGTGGTAGATGCTTCTTGCATGGATGCTGACGGATGGGCAACTGCACTCCTAATTCTAGGAACAGATGAAGGATATGCTTTGGCGAATCAAAAAGATCTTGCAGCCTTTTTTGTCATTAAAACAGAGGAGGGATTCGAGGAGAAGATGACAGTCAGATTTCGAAATCTGATTAAGAAAGAGTAA
- the nqrF_2 gene encoding Na(+)-translocating NADH-quinone reductase subunit F — protein MQEILLGVTMFTAVVVALVVVILIAKSRLVASGSVTILINNDPEKAISTPVGGKLLNVLADNRVFVSSACGGGGTCAQCKVHVHEGGGDILSTELSHINKREAREGMRLSCQVAVKQDMKIDVPAEVFEVKKWKCKVRSNKDVATFIRELVLELPEGDNVDFRAGGFIQIECPPYEVNYKDYNIAEEYRPDWDKFNIWRYKSVVKEGGPQRAYSMANYPDEKGIIMLNIRIATPPPRGPEGVPPGIMSSYTYSLKEGDEVTISGPFGEFFAKDTNAEMIFIGGGAGMAPMRSHIFDQLRRIHTNRKMTFWYGARSLREMFYEDDFNTLAKENENFTWHAALSEPLPEDNWKSHVGFIHQVLYDNYLKDHPAPEDCEYYICGPPPMLSACLNLLHDLGIEDENILFDDFGS, from the coding sequence ATGCAGGAAATTCTCTTAGGAGTAACGATGTTTACCGCCGTGGTTGTTGCCTTGGTAGTAGTTATTCTCATCGCTAAGTCGCGTCTAGTAGCGTCTGGTAGCGTCACCATCCTCATCAACAACGATCCTGAGAAAGCAATATCGACCCCCGTGGGAGGAAAGCTCCTTAATGTCCTTGCTGACAACAGAGTCTTTGTTTCTTCAGCTTGTGGCGGTGGAGGTACCTGCGCCCAGTGTAAGGTTCATGTGCACGAAGGCGGTGGCGACATCCTGTCAACAGAGCTGTCACACATTAACAAACGGGAAGCACGGGAGGGAATGCGACTCTCGTGCCAAGTTGCAGTTAAGCAGGACATGAAAATAGATGTTCCTGCTGAAGTATTCGAGGTCAAAAAATGGAAATGCAAAGTACGCTCTAACAAAGACGTAGCCACCTTTATTCGTGAGCTAGTTCTCGAGTTACCCGAAGGAGACAATGTAGACTTTCGGGCAGGTGGATTTATCCAAATAGAATGCCCTCCCTATGAAGTAAACTATAAAGACTACAACATTGCTGAGGAATACAGGCCGGATTGGGATAAATTTAATATTTGGCGATATAAGTCTGTGGTTAAGGAAGGAGGTCCCCAGCGGGCCTATTCGATGGCTAACTACCCAGACGAAAAGGGTATCATCATGTTGAATATCCGGATAGCAACTCCTCCACCTCGCGGACCTGAAGGCGTACCTCCGGGAATAATGTCATCTTATACTTACAGTTTGAAGGAGGGCGACGAGGTCACCATCTCAGGACCCTTTGGCGAATTTTTTGCTAAGGATACAAATGCCGAAATGATCTTTATCGGTGGTGGTGCCGGAATGGCGCCAATGCGTTCGCACATCTTCGATCAGCTAAGGAGAATTCACACCAACCGGAAAATGACATTCTGGTATGGTGCTAGGAGTCTGAGGGAGATGTTCTATGAGGATGATTTCAATACTTTAGCGAAAGAAAACGAGAATTTCACCTGGCACGCTGCCCTCTCAGAACCGCTCCCTGAGGATAACTGGAAGAGCCACGTCGGTTTTATTCACCAGGTCCTTTATGACAACTATCTGAAAGATCATCCTGCTCCAGAAGACTGTGAATACTATATATGCGGACCACCGCCCATGTTAAGCGCCTGCCTCAATCTCCTTCATGATTTGGGTATCGAAGATGAGAATATACTATTTGACGATTTCGGAAGCTAG
- the nqrD gene encoding Na(+)-translocating NADH-quinone reductase subunit D yields the protein MGSDPSLPKCESVKGLLMADKPKKVLLDPLFNNNPIALQVLGICSALAVTSKLETVFVMAIAVVFVLAGSNVSVSLIRKHIPSSIRIICQMTIIASLVIIVDQFLKAFAYDISKQLSIFVGLIITNCIVMGRAEAFAMKESIGASFLDGVGNGLGYGLILIVVGIFRELFGSGRLYGFVVLPLSNEGGWYMSNGMMLLPPSAFFIIGFFIWILRGWKTEQIEEN from the coding sequence ATGGGTTCGGACCCTTCCTTGCCAAAATGCGAATCAGTGAAAGGGTTACTCATGGCTGATAAGCCCAAGAAAGTCTTACTGGATCCGCTTTTTAACAACAACCCGATTGCACTTCAGGTGCTTGGGATCTGCTCCGCGTTGGCGGTCACGTCAAAGCTTGAAACTGTTTTTGTGATGGCTATCGCGGTGGTGTTTGTTTTGGCCGGTTCTAACGTCAGCGTAAGCCTAATCCGGAAACACATCCCTAGCAGTATCCGAATCATTTGCCAGATGACAATTATCGCCTCACTGGTTATAATCGTCGATCAATTCCTTAAGGCTTTTGCCTACGATATCAGCAAGCAGCTCTCCATTTTTGTTGGGCTCATTATCACGAATTGCATAGTGATGGGTAGGGCCGAAGCTTTCGCAATGAAAGAATCAATTGGGGCGAGCTTTCTCGATGGGGTAGGAAATGGTCTAGGTTATGGATTGATCCTGATAGTCGTGGGAATCTTCCGAGAACTTTTCGGATCGGGTCGGCTCTATGGGTTTGTTGTTCTCCCTCTCTCGAATGAAGGAGGGTGGTATATGTCCAATGGGATGATGCTTTTGCCGCCAAGTGCCTTTTTCATTATAGGATTTTTTATCTGGATTTTGAGAGGATGGAAGACAGAGCAAATCGAGGAGAATTGA
- the nqrE gene encoding Na(+)-translocating NADH-quinone reductase subunit E — protein MVENYLSIFFTAVFVENMALAFFLGMCTFLAVSKKVDTALGLGLAVIVVQTITIPTNNVIYTYLLKEDALAWAGIYGYDLSFLGFICYIGVIAAMIQILEMALDKFFPALYNALGIFLPLITVNCAILGGSLFMVEREYNLGESVVFGFGTGFGWAIAIGALAGIQEKLKYSDIPLGLRGLGITFITVGLMSLAFMAFSGIQL, from the coding sequence ATGGTAGAAAATTATCTGAGCATTTTCTTTACCGCGGTTTTCGTGGAAAACATGGCCTTGGCCTTTTTCCTTGGGATGTGCACTTTCCTCGCAGTCTCGAAGAAAGTGGATACGGCGCTTGGACTTGGGCTTGCAGTCATTGTTGTGCAAACAATTACAATTCCGACTAACAACGTCATTTATACTTATCTGCTGAAAGAAGATGCATTGGCCTGGGCAGGAATCTATGGATACGATCTGTCATTCCTCGGATTTATCTGTTACATTGGGGTAATAGCAGCAATGATACAGATCCTTGAGATGGCCCTCGATAAGTTCTTTCCGGCGCTTTATAATGCATTGGGGATATTTTTGCCTTTGATTACAGTAAACTGTGCTATTCTTGGTGGCTCCCTCTTTATGGTCGAACGAGAATACAATTTGGGAGAAAGCGTGGTCTTTGGGTTTGGAACGGGATTCGGATGGGCAATTGCCATCGGCGCATTGGCGGGAATCCAAGAGAAACTCAAATATAGCGATATCCCACTTGGACTGCGAGGACTTGGAATCACTTTCATAACAGTTGGGCTAATGTCCCTTGCTTTTATGGCATTTTCGGGGATCCAACTCTAG